In Leptodactylus fuscus isolate aLepFus1 chromosome 2, aLepFus1.hap2, whole genome shotgun sequence, one genomic interval encodes:
- the ZNF593 gene encoding zinc finger protein 593, with translation MTRSKQVGNHKSDKKKNISKLWKTKRRVKDIDQIHEDLRSENAHRLLNQEIDYSLPGNAQHYCIHCARYFTDLKTLKEHFKTKVHKRRLKQLKDEPYTQEEAERAAGMGSYKAPKQIEVKTQEVPME, from the exons ATGACTCGCTCAAAGCAGGTTGGAAATCACAAAAgtgacaaaaagaaaaatatttcaaAACTCTGGAAAACCAAAAGGAGAGTTAAAGACATAGATCAGATTCATGAAGATCTTCGTTCTGAAAATGCCCATCGCTTACTGAATCAGGAAATTGACTACAGTCTACCTGGCAATGCCCAACATTACTGTATACATTGCGC GAGATACTTCACGGACCTGAAGACTTTGAAGGAACATTTTAAAACCAAAGTTCATAAGCGCAG ACTGAAGCAGCTGAAAGATGAACCGTACACCCAGGAAGAAGCAGAAAGAGCAGCAGGAATGGGCTCATACAAAGCCCCCAAGCAAATTGAAGTCAAGACACAGGAGGTGCCAATGGAATAA
- the ZNF593OS gene encoding transmembrane protein ZNF593OS — protein MLIRLGRLTPGYFRLLQLQVSGELTAEPKDRLVNHLALLFALMGIGLSYYSVRQMVQESNPPPPQ, from the exons ATGTTAATCCGCCTTGGACGACTCACCCCTGGATACTTCAGACTGCTCCAG TTGCAGGTTTCTGGAGAACTGACAGCGGAGCCCAAAGACAGACTCGTAAATCATTTGGCTTTACTGTTTGCCCTCATGGGCATTGGACTATCATACTACAGTGTCCGTCAGATGGTGCAAGAGTCAAACCCTCCACCTCCACAATAA